Genomic window (Avibacterium avium):
CACAGCTCAATCCGCTTTACTGTGGGACGTACACCACCGAAGAAGAAATTGACTACACCATCAATCTGGTGAAAGGTGCGGTGGAAAAATTAAGAGAATTATCCCCATTATGGGATATGTTCAAAGAAGGCATGATCTTAACTCAATTGAGTGGACTCACCATTAATTTAGCAAAAGTTAGCAAAAGGAACAGAAAAATGGCAATATAGCGACCAAAGTAATCGATCATTATGAAAACCCGCGTAACGTAGGTTCATTCGACAAAAAAGATCCAACCGTGGGAAGTGGAATGGTGGGCGCGCCGGCTTGTGGCGATGTAATGCAGTTACAAATCAAAGTGAATGATGACGGCATCATTGAAGATGCGAAATTCAAAACGTACGGCTGCGGTTCAGCCATTGCTTCAAGCTCATTGATCACTGAGTGGGTGAAAGGCAAATCTCTTGATGAAGCTCAAGCCATCAAAAATAGCCAAATTGCGGAAGAATTAGAACTTCCACCAGTAAAAGTGCATTGCTCCATTTTGGCAGAAGATGCCATTAAAGCAGCTATCGCTGATTACAAAGCAAAACGCGGCGAATAATTTAAGCAAATAAAAGTGCGGTGAAATTTAACCGCACTTTTCATCATTTTGTGGAGAACCTTATGAGCGTAACATTAACCGAAAGTGCAGCAAATCGCGTCAAAACCTTCCTTGCTAACCGTGGCAAAGGCATTGGGTTACGCTTAGGCATTAAAACCTCAGGCTGTTCAGGCTTGGCTTATGTGCTTGAATTTGTGGATACCTTAAACGAAGACGATCAAGTTTTTGAAGATCACGGTGTGAAAGTAATCGTGGATACCAAAAGCTTGGTGTATCTCAACGGCACACAACTGGATTTTGTCAAAGAAGGCTTAAACGAAGGGTTCAAATTCACCAATCCTAACGTGAAAGATGAATGTGGCTGCGGCGAAAGTTTTAACGTTTAATAGGAACACCAATGAGCAATCCTTTTGCATTGTTTGATTTGCCAGTGGCATTTTCACTTGATCTTGATCTCTTGAATAACCGTTATTTGGCATTGCAAAAATCCCTGCATCCCGATAATTTTGCACATCGTTCAACGCAAGAACAGCGTTTAGCAATGCAAAAATCGGCAGAAGTGAATGATGCCTTGCAAATATTAAAAGATCCCATTGCCCGTGCTGATAGCATTATTGCCTTGCATTTAGGCAGCCAAAATGTGGAAGAAAAAACCAGCCAAGATATGGCATTTTTAATGCAACAAATGCAATGGCGCGAAGAGCTTGAAGACATTGAACAGCAGAAAGACAGCGATGCGCTAATGCAGTTTTCCGATCAAATCAGTGCACAACAGCAGGAAATTTTAAGCCAATTAAACCGCACTTTCTGCGCAAGATTGGGCAACGGCACAAATGCTGACGGATCGTTTACGTTTCATCAAAAAACTGTTACTTGAAGTTGAACGCATTGAAGACAACTTAATGGATTTTTAAAGAGAATAACAATGGCTTTATTACAAATTGCGGAACCGGGGCAAACCAGCGCACCGCACCAACACAAATTAGCGGTGGGCATTGATCTTGGCACAACCAATTCCCTTGTAGCCACCGTGCGCAGTGGAATGGCAGAAATTTTATTGGATGAAAAAGAGCGCGCATTAACGCCTTCAATTGTTAATTTTTCTGCCAATCAGCCCGTGCTTGTGGGGTATGAAGCCAGGGAATTAGCTAGTCTTGAACCGCAAAATACCATTATTTCTGTTAAGCGTTTAATCGGCCGTTCATTGGCGGACGTACAAAATCGCTACCCGAATTTGCCTTACCGTTTTCAACAAAGTGAAAATGGTTTGCCTTTATTTGAAACCGCACAAGGTGTGCGTAGCCCGATTGAAGTTTCAAGCGAAATTCTGAAAAAATTGACCGCACTTGCAGAAAAACGCCTCGGCGGCGAATTGCAAGGGGCGGTGATCACCGTGCCAGCCTATTTTGATGACGCACAACGTCAAAGCACCAAAGATGCAGCGAAATTGGCAGGGTTAAACGTATTACGTTTACTTAACGAACCCACCGCAGCCGCCATTGCCTATGGCTTAGACAGCGGACAAGAAGGTGTCATTGCGGTTTTACGATCTAGGCGGCGGCACCTTGATATTTCCATTTTGCGTTTATCCAAAGGCGTGTTTGAAGTGCTGGCTACGGGCGGTGATACCGCATTGGGCGGTGATGATTTCGATCATCTCATCGCCGATTGGATCGTGGAACAATCTGGCATTGCACCGCAAAATGATCAACAAACCCGTGAGCTTTGGAATTTAGCGAAACAGCTGAAAACCGAGTTGTCTGACGCGCAAAGCAGCCGCGTTGAATATCAAAATTGGCAAGGCGAGCTTAGCCGCGAAACCTTTAATCAGCTCATTGAGCCTTTGCTGAAGCGCTCATTAATGGCTTGTCGCCGTGCATTAAAAGATGCAGGCAT
Coding sequences:
- the iscU gene encoding Fe-S cluster assembly scaffold IscU, coding for MATKVIDHYENPRNVGSFDKKDPTVGSGMVGAPACGDVMQLQIKVNDDGIIEDAKFKTYGCGSAIASSSLITEWVKGKSLDEAQAIKNSQIAEELELPPVKVHCSILAEDAIKAAIADYKAKRGE
- the iscA gene encoding iron-sulfur cluster assembly protein IscA is translated as MSVTLTESAANRVKTFLANRGKGIGLRLGIKTSGCSGLAYVLEFVDTLNEDDQVFEDHGVKVIVDTKSLVYLNGTQLDFVKEGLNEGFKFTNPNVKDECGCGESFNV